The following proteins are encoded in a genomic region of Bubalus kerabau isolate K-KA32 ecotype Philippines breed swamp buffalo chromosome 15, PCC_UOA_SB_1v2, whole genome shotgun sequence:
- the LRRC32 gene encoding transforming growth factor beta activator LRRC32, translated as MSHQILLLLAVLTLGLATSQHRDKVPCRKVDKEVWCQGRSLLQVPSVLSRDIEVLNLSGNQLRSILALPLGFYTALRHLDLSANEISFLQPGVFQALPHLEHLNLAHNHLAVGTALNTGGLGPLLHLTSLDLSGNSLYSGLVEQLLGEAPALRTLSLAENSLTRLGRSTFSSTPALERLDLHSNVLMDIEDGAFEALPRLVHLNLSRNSLTCISDFSLQQLRVLDLSCNSIEAFQTAPEPRAEYQLAWLDLRENKLLHFPDLSALPRLIYLNASNNLIRLPAEPPRGGGEGLHAPSEGWSSLPLSNPSRNASTQPLSQLLNLDLSYNEIELVPEGFLEPLTSLRSLNLSRNCLRAFEAQPGSLPCLMLLDISHNALETLELGARALGSLWTLLLQDNALRDLPPYTFTSLASLQRLNLQGNRLSPCGGPAEPGPLGCVAFSGISSLRVLNLADNEMEILRAGAFLHTPLAELDLSSNPGLEVAPGALAGLEGSLEVLALQGNGLAILQVDLPCFSCLKQLNLAENRLSRLPAWTQAVSLEVLDLRNNSFSLLPGSAMGGLENSLRRLYLQGNPLSCCGNGWLAAQLHQGRVDVDATQDLICRFGSQEEVSLTHVRPEDCEKGGLKNVNLIIILTFAVVSAILLTTLATCCCVRRQKFSQQYKA; from the coding sequence gtggacaaggaggtctggtgCCAGGGCCGTAGCCTGCTCCAGGTCCCCTCGGTGCTCTCACGGGACATCGAGGTCCTCAACTTATCTGGGAACCAGCTGCGAAGCATCCTGGCCTTGCCCCTGGGCTTCTACACGGCACTTCGTCACCTGGACCTGAGCGCCAACGAGATCAGCTTCCTCCAGCCAGGGGTCTTCCAGGCCCTGCCCCACCTGGAACACCTCAACCTGGCCCACAACCACCTGGCGGTGGGCACAGCGCTGAATACTGGGGGACTGGGCCCCCTGCTGCACCTGACGTCCCTGGACCTGTCGGGGAACAGCCTGTACAGCGGCCTGGTGGAGCAGCTGCTGGGGGAGGCGCCCGCCCTGCGCACACTCTCACTGGCGGAGAACAGCCTGACGCGCCTGGGCCGCAGCACCTTCTCGAGTACACCCGCGCTGGAGCGGCTGGACCTTCACAGCAACGTGCTGATGGACATCGAAGATGGTGCCTTTGAGGCCTTGCCCCGCCTGGTGCACCTCAACCTCTCCAGGAACTCCCTCACCTGCATCTCCGATTTCAGCCTCCAGCAGCTGCGCGTCCTGGATCTGAGCTGCAACAGTATCGAGGCCTTTCAGACGGCCCCGGAGCCGCGGGCCGAGTACCAGCTCGCCTGGCTCGACCTGCGGGAGAACAAACTGCTCCACTTTCCCGACCTAAGCGCACTCCCGAGACTCATTTACCTGAACGCGTCCAACAACCTCATCCGGCTCCCTGCGGAGCCACCCCGGGGTGGAGGCGAGGGCCTCCATGCGCCTTCCGAGGGCTGGTCATCCTTGCCCCTCTCCAACCCCAGCCGCAATGCCAGCACCCAACCCCTCTCCCAGCTCTTGAATCTGGATTTGAGCTACAATGAGATTGAGCTCGTCCCGGAGGGCTTTCTTGAGCCCCTGACCTCCCTGCGCTCCCTGAACCTCAGCCGGAACTGTTTGCGGGCCTTTGAGGCCCAGCCCGGCTCCCTGCCCTGCCTGATGCTTCTGGACATCAGCCACAATGCGCTGGAGACTCTCGAGCTGGGTGCCAGGGCCCTGGGGTCCCTGTGGACGCTGCTTTTACAGGACAATGCCCTGCGGGACCTGCCGCCGTACACCTTCACCAGCCTGGCCAGTCTGCAGAGGCTTAACTTGCAGGGGAACCGGCTCAGCCCCTGTGGGGGCCCAGCTGAGCCTGGACCCTTGGGTTGTGTGGCCTTCTCTGGCATCTCCTCCCTCCGTGTCCTGAACCTGGCGGACAATGAGATGGAGATACTGCGGGCAGGTGCCTTCCTCCACACGCCACTGGCCGAGCTGGACCTCTCCTCTAACCCTGGGCTGGAAGTGGCCCCAGGGGCCTTGGCGGGCCTGGAGGGCTCCTTGGAGGTCCTGGCCCTGCAGGGCAATGGGCTGGCCATCCTGCAGGTGGACCTGCCCTGCTTCAGTTGCCTCAAGCAGCTCAATCTGGCTGAGAACCGCCTGAGCCGCCTGCCTGCCTGGACACAGGCTGTGTCCCTGGAGGTGCTGGATCTGAGGAACAACAGCTTCAGCCTCCTTCCGGGCAGTGCCATGGGCGGCCTGGAAAACAGCCTACGGCGCCTCTACCTGCAGGGGAACCCCCTCAGCTGCTGCGGCAATGGCTGGCTGGCGGCCCAGCTGCACCAGGGCCGTGTGGACGTGGATGCCACCCAGGACCTGATCTGCCGCTTTGGCTCTCAGGAGGAGGTGTCCCTGACTCACGTGCGTCCCGAGGACTGTGAGAAGGGGGGTCTCAAGAATGTCAACCTCATTATCATCCTCACCTTTGCAGTGGTGTCTGCCATCCTGCTCACCACGCTGGCCACCTGCTGCTGTGTGCGCCGGCAGAAGTTCAGCCAACAGTACAAAGCCTAG